Proteins encoded within one genomic window of Candidatus Sysuiplasma jiujiangense:
- a CDS encoding RsmD family RNA methyltransferase, which produces MADTSLIIELSLEHSEFPLEEVRALSAMLHCTIKYENAADGIAVVECRDENAASFFCRRLAFAHSVSVLKGAYSSWKDLLGSSHSLRETVSGSRFRIRASTRVGHMKAETKEMERELGRRLSEYGSVDLEGAEVEIRVFALSSMFFAAVMRCRPDRKSLDSRKVSGRPFFSPVSLPPRYALGLVNLCEVSEGERVLDPFCGTGGILIEAAMAGASITGSDIDGRMIGGTRKNLEKFGIRGQFELFRCDVSEIAELGKFDAVLTDPPYGRSSSTGGEGLKRLYSRAFAAIGESLVEGGRLGIVVPDVSLVPQTKGLKLQKAIRQKVHRSLTRNFLIFRKAGG; this is translated from the coding sequence TTGGCCGACACATCCCTGATCATAGAGCTTTCCCTCGAGCACAGCGAATTCCCGCTGGAGGAAGTGAGGGCCCTTTCGGCAATGCTGCACTGCACAATCAAATACGAGAATGCAGCGGACGGAATCGCAGTGGTCGAGTGCAGGGATGAGAATGCTGCATCCTTTTTTTGCAGGCGGCTGGCTTTTGCACATTCGGTTTCCGTCCTGAAAGGGGCATACAGCAGCTGGAAGGATCTCCTCGGGAGCAGTCACTCCCTCCGTGAAACAGTTTCCGGCAGCAGGTTTCGCATTCGGGCTTCTACCAGGGTCGGGCACATGAAGGCGGAAACAAAGGAAATGGAAAGGGAACTGGGTAGGAGACTGTCGGAATACGGCAGTGTGGATCTCGAGGGTGCAGAAGTGGAAATAAGGGTGTTCGCCCTCAGCAGCATGTTTTTCGCCGCCGTAATGCGGTGCAGGCCGGACAGAAAGTCACTCGACAGCAGAAAGGTTTCCGGAAGGCCTTTCTTTTCGCCCGTCTCCCTGCCGCCTAGATATGCGCTCGGACTCGTTAACCTTTGCGAAGTTTCAGAGGGGGAAAGAGTGCTGGATCCCTTCTGCGGTACCGGAGGAATACTGATCGAGGCTGCAATGGCAGGCGCGTCAATTACGGGTTCTGACATAGACGGGAGAATGATCGGCGGAACCAGGAAAAACCTTGAAAAATTCGGCATCCGCGGGCAATTCGAACTCTTCCGCTGCGACGTATCTGAGATAGCGGAGCTGGGAAAATTTGACGCTGTCCTGACAGATCCGCCGTATGGCAGATCCTCGTCAACTGGAGGGGAAGGCCTGAAACGTCTTTACAGCAGGGCTTTTGCCGCAATCGGGGAATCGCTTGTAGAGGGCGGGAGACTCGGCATCGTCGTCCCGGATGTCTCCCTGGTTCCACAAACAAAGGGACTGAAACTTCAGAAAGCCATCAGACAGAAGGTACACCGTTCGCTGACAAGGAATTTTCTCATATTCAGGAAAGCAGGCGGCTGA
- a CDS encoding site-2 protease family protein — MDYGQYGRAGSLGAEVEELKSVVSRYFDIYDIRVTYQAVAFFVNCNPSELEEKFDGVRLAMVPKNYIPFLQKRGGEYSIVVWKRKPVGKKGNVANIILLAVTLVTTTITGAILWSNYYHLPQLFTPSTVLNGIVFFVFPLMLILGSHEMGHFVVARKYKVSASLPFFLPSIPPLGTLGAFISIRDPFPSRKALLEVGIAGPIVGFLVSIPVAIAGFMLTQVNLVHVIITPGTPVFKAPYLYNVMMSLFPFSSGSYIIFPTAFAAWVGFFATALNLLPAGQLDGGHVARALLGDNSKYLAWATLAGMIVLSIYFTSWILIALFVMILGVRHPPPLNDISKLRINRKMLGAVAAAMFLISFTPIPVTTSPANPNFMMTSTATSVNVNSTVAETFIITLTNQGNLAENISISAAQNSSGYAYFETQFAPGISTVNGTRFGPSAQVLVPIGQSANVTVKIFELNPQTVKVPAGTYSITILGKSGGITRTFTIRVIAG, encoded by the coding sequence GTGGACTACGGTCAGTACGGACGAGCTGGATCTCTCGGCGCCGAAGTTGAAGAACTGAAGTCAGTCGTTTCAAGATATTTCGACATCTATGATATCAGGGTCACATATCAGGCAGTTGCTTTCTTCGTCAACTGCAATCCTTCGGAACTGGAGGAAAAATTCGACGGAGTAAGGCTCGCCATGGTTCCGAAAAATTATATACCGTTCCTGCAGAAAAGGGGCGGAGAATACTCCATAGTCGTATGGAAGCGGAAACCTGTCGGAAAGAAGGGAAACGTTGCAAACATAATTCTGCTCGCAGTCACGCTTGTCACGACAACAATCACAGGTGCAATCCTATGGTCCAATTATTACCATCTTCCGCAGCTCTTCACGCCGTCGACGGTGCTGAACGGCATTGTTTTCTTTGTATTCCCGCTCATGCTCATTCTTGGCTCCCATGAAATGGGACATTTCGTTGTCGCGAGAAAATACAAGGTGAGCGCATCGCTGCCGTTCTTCCTGCCCTCCATCCCTCCCCTGGGGACGCTTGGCGCTTTCATCTCCATTCGTGATCCTTTCCCGAGCAGGAAGGCGTTGCTCGAGGTGGGGATAGCAGGGCCTATTGTCGGTTTCCTCGTTTCAATTCCTGTGGCAATTGCGGGCTTCATGCTCACACAGGTCAATCTGGTCCATGTCATTATAACGCCCGGGACACCTGTCTTCAAGGCCCCTTACCTCTACAATGTCATGATGTCACTTTTTCCATTTTCAAGCGGTTCATACATAATTTTCCCCACTGCGTTCGCGGCATGGGTAGGTTTCTTTGCCACCGCACTGAATCTGCTTCCTGCAGGGCAGCTTGATGGCGGTCATGTCGCAAGGGCCCTGCTGGGGGACAATTCAAAATATCTTGCGTGGGCGACCCTTGCCGGAATGATTGTCCTGTCTATCTACTTCACCAGCTGGATACTCATTGCGCTGTTTGTCATGATCCTTGGCGTCCGGCATCCTCCGCCGCTCAATGACATATCAAAACTCAGGATAAACAGAAAGATGCTCGGAGCAGTCGCCGCTGCCATGTTCCTCATCTCATTTACACCGATCCCTGTGACAACAAGTCCTGCAAACCCTAATTTCATGATGACATCGACTGCAACCTCCGTGAATGTGAACAGCACAGTGGCAGAGACATTCATAATCACGCTCACAAACCAGGGCAATCTGGCTGAGAACATTTCCATCTCTGCAGCGCAGAATTCATCGGGCTATGCGTATTTTGAGACGCAGTTTGCGCCCGGCATTTCCACTGTCAACGGCACACGTTTCGGACCGTCGGCTCAGGTGCTCGTGCCCATCGGGCAGTCCGCCAATGTCACCGTCAAGATATTTGAACTGAACCCGCAGACCGTGAAGGTGCCTGCCGGAACATACAGCATCACAATACTCGGCAAAAGCGGCGGCATAACCAGGACATTTACCATACGTGTCATCGCCGGATGA
- a CDS encoding UbiA family prenyltransferase, translating to MTSISDLLKLMRYGNCVMSAVAAILGALVSSKTMFASHLLDAAAAGAVVFLFTGAGNTLNDYLDATIDANAHPGRPIPSGRISRENAQRFSVLLFTFSVLISLVINIPAFLLVLFSLFIMMLYEFRLKKTGLAGNLSISWLTASLFLFGALSVGETLTVWALFATSFMATLGREIIKDIQDIDADKGIRKTLPMEIGRENAGRAASAAIASAIIVSPFPYLLHQFGLGYLAVVLAADLIFLASIIQRHRNPARSQSTTKVAMYAALLAFLVGALGV from the coding sequence ATGACTTCCATTTCCGACTTGCTTAAGCTCATGAGATACGGGAACTGCGTTATGTCCGCGGTTGCCGCAATACTCGGGGCGCTCGTGTCCTCGAAGACCATGTTCGCCAGCCATCTGCTTGATGCTGCGGCAGCAGGCGCAGTCGTATTCCTGTTTACCGGTGCCGGAAATACGCTGAACGACTATCTTGATGCAACCATCGATGCAAATGCCCATCCCGGCAGACCGATCCCGTCGGGCAGAATAAGCAGGGAGAATGCACAGAGATTCTCCGTCCTTCTCTTCACATTTTCTGTGCTTATTTCACTTGTGATAAATATACCTGCTTTTCTGCTTGTTCTCTTTTCCCTGTTTATAATGATGCTGTATGAATTCAGGCTCAAAAAAACTGGCCTTGCGGGAAATCTGTCCATTTCATGGCTTACGGCATCACTGTTTCTGTTCGGCGCGCTGTCTGTAGGCGAAACACTTACAGTGTGGGCTCTGTTTGCAACTTCATTCATGGCGACGCTTGGAAGGGAGATCATCAAAGATATCCAGGACATTGATGCTGACAAGGGAATAAGGAAAACGCTCCCGATGGAGATTGGGAGGGAGAACGCAGGGCGCGCAGCTTCCGCCGCCATCGCTTCCGCAATAATAGTAAGCCCGTTCCCTTACCTGCTTCACCAGTTCGGTCTCGGTTATCTTGCGGTGGTGCTTGCCGCGGATCTGATCTTCCTCGCTTCCATCATTCAGCGGCATCGGAACCCGGCGCGGTCCCAGTCCACGACCAAGGTTGCGATGTATGCCGCTCTTCTTGCATTCCTTGTAGGCGCACTGGGGGTATGA
- a CDS encoding geranylgeranylglyceryl/heptaprenylglyceryl phosphate synthase: protein MKTGKVSDYIYQKVKSGPIHMTLIDPDKQKPEDAGEIAFEAFRCGTSAIMVGGSTGVERHGLDETLRCIKARVSIPLIGFPSGVSGLSPLLDALYFLSMMNSMLPRHITGEQAAGALLTKKYGIEPIGMGYIIIEPGMKVGEVGHADPVQRKDIGRAVGYALAAEYFGMKLVYLEAGSGAPVHVPARMIEAVKREIAIPLVVGGGIRNSAAASEVAGAGADVVVTGTVVESENGLETLGSIIRSVIKRQ, encoded by the coding sequence ATGAAAACGGGAAAGGTGTCCGATTATATTTATCAGAAAGTCAAAAGCGGCCCGATACACATGACGCTGATAGACCCCGACAAGCAGAAACCTGAAGATGCCGGAGAGATCGCCTTCGAGGCGTTCAGGTGCGGCACCTCCGCCATAATGGTTGGCGGATCTACCGGGGTGGAGAGACATGGACTGGACGAAACGCTCAGGTGTATCAAGGCAAGAGTAAGCATTCCGCTGATCGGTTTCCCCTCCGGAGTCAGCGGACTGAGTCCTCTGCTGGATGCACTGTACTTCCTTTCGATGATGAATTCGATGCTGCCCCGCCACATAACCGGAGAGCAGGCTGCCGGCGCACTCCTAACGAAGAAATACGGCATCGAGCCGATTGGCATGGGTTACATAATAATCGAGCCGGGAATGAAGGTCGGGGAGGTGGGACATGCCGATCCCGTCCAGAGGAAGGACATAGGCAGGGCAGTCGGCTACGCCCTTGCGGCCGAGTATTTCGGCATGAAACTTGTCTATCTGGAGGCCGGGAGTGGAGCCCCCGTACACGTTCCTGCACGGATGATTGAAGCGGTGAAAAGGGAAATCGCCATACCGCTTGTTGTCGGCGGGGGGATAAGGAACTCGGCTGCCGCATCGGAGGTTGCAGGCGCAGGAGCGGATGTTGTTGTGACAGGTACCGTGGTGGAAAGCGAAAACGGACTGGAGACACTGGGCAGCATAATCCGATCGGTCATCAAAAGACAATGA
- the pdxT gene encoding pyridoxal 5'-phosphate synthase glutaminase subunit PdxT yields MKVGVVAVQGDVSEHISASEKAMRELGISGSAANVRKIEDMTDVDRLIIPGGESTTISKLLQKSGLFRIIVKSAQEGMPVMGTCAGCILLAKKGDEQVEKTETRLLGLMDMKVDRNFYGRQRESFEAVLKIDGVSDQFRGVFIRAPAIVEVWGKCRKLSSLEGSIVMAREDNLLGLAFHPELSGSTDVHRAFLAI; encoded by the coding sequence ATGAAGGTCGGTGTCGTTGCGGTTCAGGGAGACGTCAGTGAACACATAAGTGCATCGGAAAAGGCGATGCGTGAACTCGGAATCAGCGGAAGTGCGGCAAACGTCAGGAAGATCGAGGATATGACCGATGTCGACAGGCTGATCATACCGGGCGGTGAGAGCACCACAATTTCAAAACTTCTCCAGAAGTCAGGCCTATTCCGCATCATCGTAAAAAGTGCGCAGGAGGGAATGCCTGTTATGGGAACATGCGCGGGATGCATACTGCTTGCAAAGAAGGGGGATGAACAGGTGGAAAAGACAGAGACCAGACTTCTCGGCCTCATGGACATGAAGGTCGACAGAAACTTCTACGGCAGACAGAGGGAGTCGTTCGAGGCAGTGCTCAAAATAGACGGTGTTTCCGATCAATTCAGGGGTGTATTTATCAGGGCACCTGCTATTGTGGAAGTCTGGGGAAAATGCCGCAAACTGTCATCACTGGAGGGGAGTATCGTCATGGCCAGGGAGGACAATCTCCTGGGTCTTGCCTTCCACCCGGAACTTTCCGGTTCGACGGATGTTCACAGGGCATTTCTGGCAATCTGA
- a CDS encoding HIT family protein gives MNQNSGRESCVFCQIIDGKAPGYRVYEDDNIFACLDKFPITAGHTLVMPRKHVPTLVDLDERLTSEMFNLCRKIGSSFYAMNYSGVNYFVNEGADAGQVIFHVHCHVIPRNHNDGLDFRVRRNRMTDGEMSQAADRIRGGIGKVDATVSD, from the coding sequence ATGAACCAGAACAGCGGAAGAGAGAGCTGTGTCTTCTGCCAGATAATTGACGGGAAGGCGCCAGGATACCGCGTCTATGAAGACGACAACATATTTGCTTGTCTGGACAAATTCCCCATCACCGCGGGGCATACGCTGGTCATGCCGAGGAAGCATGTTCCGACGCTCGTGGACCTTGACGAGCGCCTGACATCGGAAATGTTCAACCTCTGCAGGAAGATCGGCAGTTCATTCTATGCAATGAATTACAGCGGCGTCAACTATTTCGTCAACGAAGGAGCAGACGCTGGACAGGTGATATTTCATGTTCACTGCCATGTGATACCAAGGAATCATAACGACGGGCTGGATTTCAGAGTAAGGCGAAACAGGATGACGGACGGTGAAATGAGCCAGGCTGCAGACCGCATACGAGGTGGCATCGGCAAGGTAGATGCAACCGTGAGCGACTGA
- the glgB gene encoding 1,4-alpha-glucan branching protein GlgB, with the protein MRLKDVSLKGVVEFTNEKPFDILGMHEISTSLSEIRCYLPTSTEAWVEDNEGRIVTRLTRLEDTGIYSATIDSGSLPQNYLVCYRDASGYVERRHDPYSFRPQLSDFDIYLFRKGELLESYNSFGAHPLNAGGIGGVRFVVWAPNAKAVSVVGNFNHWTEGMHPMQNVADSGIWELFVPDIGAGELYKFAIRSSADGNVRIRTDPYAFQTEMRPRTAAIVADLSFGWSDHDWIGRRKGGNRREEAVSIYEIHFGSWKKPAGDNFFKYREIGKEMIAYVKALGFTHIELLPVMEHPLDASWGYQVINYYAPTSRYGGPGDLMWFVNECHLNDIGVILDWVPAHFPDDEYGLSMYDGTHLYDHMDPRKGKHPDWGTNIFNYGRNEVRNYLISNALYWADKYHVDGLRIDAVSSMLYLDYSRKEGEWLPNKYGGRENLEAIDFIRTLNGTMHERFPGVMVIAEESTAWGGVTGNTAYGGLGFDFKWNMGWMHDTLEYFSKDAVHRKYHQRNLTFSVWYAFSESFILPLSHDEVVHGKGSMIGKMPGDYWQKFANLRLCYAYMFGSPGKKLLFMANEFGQWLEWNENVQLDWALLGFDMHRKLSVFVSDLNRMYRSSRQLFELDCNSSGFQWIDFSDSDNSVISFIRHSKDRKNSLIFIYNMTPVPRYDYRIGVPWKGHYTELLNSDAAEYGGSGMGNYGGTGSEEVPMHGHRQSLRIVLPPLAAEVFRYEGK; encoded by the coding sequence ATGCGCTTGAAGGATGTTTCATTGAAAGGAGTGGTGGAGTTCACAAACGAAAAACCGTTTGATATTCTCGGCATGCATGAGATCAGCACTTCTTTAAGTGAGATCAGATGCTACCTGCCGACATCAACGGAGGCGTGGGTGGAAGACAACGAAGGGAGAATAGTCACCAGACTGACTCGGCTAGAAGATACAGGAATATATTCTGCGACAATTGACAGCGGCAGTCTGCCGCAGAACTACCTGGTCTGTTACAGGGATGCCAGCGGTTATGTGGAAAGGAGACACGATCCATACAGCTTCAGGCCGCAACTGTCGGATTTCGACATATATCTCTTCAGGAAAGGAGAATTGCTGGAGTCGTACAACTCGTTCGGGGCGCATCCTCTGAATGCCGGCGGTATCGGCGGCGTGAGATTCGTCGTGTGGGCACCAAACGCAAAGGCTGTTTCGGTCGTCGGCAATTTCAACCACTGGACAGAAGGAATGCACCCCATGCAGAACGTCGCCGACTCCGGGATTTGGGAATTGTTCGTGCCTGATATCGGTGCCGGCGAACTGTATAAATTTGCAATCAGATCCAGCGCCGACGGCAATGTAAGGATTCGAACAGATCCTTACGCGTTCCAGACGGAAATGAGACCGAGGACCGCCGCCATTGTCGCCGATCTTTCGTTCGGCTGGTCAGACCACGACTGGATTGGCAGGAGAAAGGGAGGGAATCGGAGGGAGGAAGCCGTTTCCATATATGAAATACATTTCGGATCGTGGAAAAAGCCTGCCGGAGACAATTTTTTCAAATACAGGGAAATAGGAAAGGAAATGATAGCGTATGTGAAAGCTCTTGGCTTCACCCACATAGAATTGCTTCCGGTCATGGAGCATCCGCTGGATGCGTCCTGGGGGTACCAGGTCATAAACTATTATGCCCCAACCTCAAGGTACGGCGGACCCGGCGACCTGATGTGGTTTGTCAACGAATGTCATCTCAACGACATCGGTGTGATTCTCGACTGGGTTCCTGCCCATTTCCCGGATGACGAGTACGGCCTTTCGATGTACGACGGGACACATCTCTACGACCATATGGATCCGAGGAAGGGAAAGCATCCTGACTGGGGCACAAATATATTCAATTATGGAAGGAACGAGGTACGGAACTATCTCATATCAAATGCGCTCTACTGGGCAGACAAATATCATGTGGACGGGTTGAGGATAGATGCTGTTTCATCAATGCTCTATCTTGATTATTCCAGAAAGGAGGGGGAGTGGCTGCCAAACAAGTACGGGGGAAGGGAAAATCTGGAGGCGATAGACTTCATCCGAACGCTCAACGGCACGATGCACGAACGTTTTCCGGGAGTGATGGTCATAGCTGAGGAGTCGACCGCCTGGGGCGGCGTTACGGGAAACACCGCGTACGGCGGACTTGGCTTTGACTTTAAGTGGAACATGGGCTGGATGCACGATACGCTGGAATATTTTTCAAAGGATGCTGTTCACAGGAAATACCATCAGAGGAATCTCACGTTCTCTGTCTGGTATGCATTCAGCGAGAGTTTTATACTCCCGCTTTCCCACGACGAGGTTGTCCACGGCAAGGGATCGATGATAGGCAAGATGCCCGGAGACTACTGGCAGAAGTTTGCAAATCTGAGGTTGTGCTATGCCTATATGTTCGGAAGCCCCGGCAAAAAACTGCTCTTCATGGCAAATGAGTTCGGGCAGTGGCTTGAATGGAATGAAAATGTCCAGCTCGACTGGGCCCTCCTTGGTTTCGACATGCACCGAAAACTTTCCGTCTTTGTCAGCGACCTCAACAGGATGTACAGATCGTCGAGACAGCTTTTTGAACTCGACTGCAATTCCTCAGGATTTCAGTGGATCGATTTCAGCGATTCCGACAACAGCGTGATTTCATTCATCAGGCACTCGAAAGACAGGAAAAACAGTCTTATTTTCATTTACAATATGACACCCGTGCCCCGGTATGACTACAGGATAGGTGTTCCGTGGAAAGGGCATTACACCGAGCTGCTGAATTCTGATGCAGCCGAATACGGAGGCAGCGGAATGGGCAATTATGGAGGCACAGGCAGCGAGGAAGTTCCCATGCATGGGCACCGTCAGTCGCTCAGGATCGTCCTTCCGCCGCTGGCCGCAGAGGTGTTCAGGTACGAGGGGAAGTAA
- a CDS encoding DUF3416 domain-containing protein, whose protein sequence is MPKQENSIVITDIEPRVDCGSYPSKSRVGLPVKVKAKIFRHGTEILSAEVIYRDSSRNWSSVPMQGSGEDLWEAAFTPARNDVYRFTVQAWVDRYATWARDLSKWLSSGEDVSADLKDGIKLLGDISSRAKGDRDKFRTIIADLSTLPAEDAVRLATDESTLALVRRYQLRSEAARFEPEIEIIVDRERAVFSSWYELFPRSQSGIPGRHGTFVDCEKSLDYVKSMGFDVVYITPIHPIGRTSRRGKNGSTAAEVSDPGSPWAIGSPEGGHKSINPLLGTMADFRHLIKTAESKGMEIAMDIAFQCSPDHPYVTEHPEWFYRRPDGTIRYAENPPKKYYDIYPLNFDTRDREGLWQELKSIFTFWIEAGIRIFRVDNPHTKPFPFWRWVIGEIRKNRPDVIFLAEAFTRPDVMYELSKIGFTMSYTYFTWKNFNWEIEDYFSELSNSDKSRFFRPMLFTNTPDILPFVLQNGGKPAFMSRALLASTLSPLWGIYSGFELCENSALEGREEYMDSEKYELKNRNADAPGNIREFISTLNRIRRENPALQELGNIEFHRMENPNLVCYSRISEDRKNILLVIVNVNPFERQAAFVNIPWEKLGIKGTGKFYVTDAITGERYEWNEGANYVELVPGIRPGHILKVGI, encoded by the coding sequence ATGCCAAAGCAGGAAAACTCCATTGTCATTACAGACATTGAGCCGCGCGTCGACTGCGGAAGCTATCCGTCAAAAAGCAGGGTTGGTCTGCCTGTGAAAGTGAAAGCAAAAATATTCAGGCATGGGACGGAGATTCTTTCGGCCGAAGTCATATACCGGGACAGCAGCAGAAACTGGAGTTCCGTTCCCATGCAGGGTTCCGGAGAGGATCTCTGGGAAGCGGCTTTTACGCCTGCCAGGAATGACGTGTATCGCTTCACTGTCCAGGCGTGGGTGGACAGATACGCCACATGGGCCAGGGATTTGTCCAAATGGCTGTCCTCCGGAGAGGATGTATCCGCTGATCTGAAGGACGGGATAAAGCTGCTCGGCGACATATCGTCGAGGGCAAAGGGAGACAGGGACAAATTCAGGACCATCATTGCGGATCTGAGCACCCTGCCGGCAGAGGATGCGGTACGCCTTGCGACGGATGAATCGACCCTTGCGCTTGTGCGCAGATACCAGCTGAGGAGCGAAGCCGCAAGGTTTGAGCCTGAAATTGAAATAATCGTTGACAGGGAAAGGGCTGTTTTCTCATCATGGTATGAACTCTTTCCAAGATCCCAGTCGGGCATACCGGGCAGGCACGGCACATTCGTCGACTGCGAAAAATCGCTTGATTATGTGAAGTCCATGGGCTTCGATGTCGTATATATAACGCCGATTCATCCCATCGGAAGGACCAGCAGGAGAGGGAAAAACGGCTCGACGGCTGCGGAAGTTTCTGATCCAGGCAGCCCATGGGCGATCGGGAGCCCCGAGGGGGGGCACAAGTCAATTAATCCGCTCCTGGGCACAATGGCCGATTTCAGGCACCTCATAAAGACCGCTGAATCGAAGGGGATGGAGATAGCGATGGATATTGCGTTTCAGTGCTCTCCGGACCATCCCTATGTCACAGAGCATCCGGAATGGTTCTACAGAAGGCCGGACGGGACCATCCGGTACGCTGAAAACCCGCCCAAGAAATATTACGACATATACCCCCTGAATTTCGACACCCGCGACAGGGAGGGGCTATGGCAGGAGCTTAAGAGCATTTTCACCTTCTGGATTGAAGCCGGAATAAGGATATTCAGAGTGGACAATCCCCACACGAAGCCTTTTCCCTTCTGGAGGTGGGTCATCGGCGAAATCAGGAAGAACAGGCCGGACGTGATTTTCCTGGCCGAGGCTTTCACGCGTCCTGATGTGATGTACGAACTTTCGAAGATAGGCTTCACCATGTCGTATACATACTTCACATGGAAGAACTTCAACTGGGAGATAGAGGATTATTTCAGCGAGCTGTCAAACAGCGATAAATCCAGGTTCTTCAGACCTATGCTGTTCACAAATACCCCTGACATACTGCCTTTTGTCCTTCAGAACGGTGGAAAGCCTGCTTTCATGTCCAGGGCGCTGCTTGCATCAACGCTTTCACCGCTGTGGGGGATATACAGCGGATTCGAGCTGTGCGAAAACAGTGCGCTGGAGGGAAGGGAGGAATACATGGATTCCGAAAAATATGAGCTGAAGAACAGGAATGCCGACGCACCGGGAAACATAAGAGAGTTCATTTCTACGCTGAACAGGATAAGAAGGGAGAACCCTGCCCTTCAGGAACTCGGCAATATTGAATTTCACAGGATGGAGAATCCGAATCTTGTCTGCTATTCAAGGATATCTGAGGACAGGAAAAATATACTGCTGGTTATAGTGAACGTCAACCCGTTTGAAAGACAGGCGGCATTTGTGAACATACCATGGGAAAAACTCGGTATTAAGGGAACAGGAAAATTCTATGTCACTGATGCGATTACAGGCGAAAGGTACGAATGGAACGAGGGCGCGAACTACGTTGAACTTGTCCCGGGCATCAGGCCGGGACACATCCTGAAGGTGGGGATTTGA